One Peterkaempfera bronchialis DNA window includes the following coding sequences:
- a CDS encoding ABC transporter permease codes for MTTADITSAAPTAAPPPGPTGPPAPSGGPAARLRAAWRTVRRSRRLSIGFVLIGIFVLVAIIGPLIATDPNGFSLDLGQPPSGAHWLGTTQTGQDVFDQLMVSTRTSLEIGAAAALIATAISVVIGIGGGFLGGWSDETLSLLSNVFLVIPGLPLVIVISSYTKGGSMLATIGVISITSWAASARVLRAQTLSLRTRDYVLAARLYGEKRWRIVLVEILPNEAAIIVSQFIFAVIFAILTQAGLAFLGLQNPSDLTWGNMLYFAQNAEALSSGSWWWFVPPGLCIAVFGAAMSLISFGLDEVLDPKLRVYRPAKQSRRTEGQEATR; via the coding sequence ATGACCACCGCCGACATCACCTCCGCCGCGCCGACCGCCGCGCCCCCGCCCGGCCCCACCGGCCCGCCCGCCCCCTCCGGCGGTCCGGCCGCCCGGCTGCGGGCCGCCTGGCGCACCGTCCGCCGCTCCCGCCGGCTCTCCATCGGCTTCGTACTGATCGGCATCTTCGTGCTGGTCGCCATCATCGGCCCGCTCATCGCCACCGACCCCAACGGTTTCAGCCTCGACCTGGGCCAACCGCCGTCCGGGGCCCACTGGCTGGGCACCACCCAGACCGGCCAGGACGTCTTCGACCAGCTGATGGTCTCCACCCGCACCTCGCTGGAGATCGGCGCCGCCGCCGCACTGATCGCCACCGCCATCTCCGTGGTCATCGGCATCGGCGGCGGCTTCCTGGGCGGCTGGTCCGACGAGACGCTCTCGCTGCTCAGCAATGTCTTCCTGGTGATCCCCGGGCTGCCGCTGGTGATCGTGATCTCCTCGTACACCAAGGGCGGCAGCATGCTCGCCACCATCGGTGTCATCTCCATCACCAGCTGGGCCGCCTCCGCCCGGGTGCTGCGCGCCCAGACCCTCTCGCTGCGCACCCGCGACTACGTCCTCGCCGCCCGCCTCTACGGCGAGAAGCGGTGGCGGATCGTGCTGGTGGAGATCCTGCCCAACGAGGCGGCGATCATCGTCTCCCAGTTCATCTTCGCGGTGATCTTCGCCATCCTCACCCAGGCCGGCCTCGCCTTCCTCGGCCTCCAGAACCCCTCCGACCTGACCTGGGGCAACATGCTGTACTTCGCCCAGAACGCGGAGGCGCTCTCCAGCGGCTCCTGGTGGTGGTTCGTCCCGCCGGGCCTGTGCATCGCCGTCTTCGGCGCCGCCATGTCGCTGATCAGCTTCGGCCTGGACGAGGTGCTGGACCCCAAGCTCCGCGTCTACCGCCCCGCCAAGCAGAGCAGGCGTACCGAAGGACAGGAGGCCACCCGGTGA
- a CDS encoding ABC transporter permease yields MRYILRKLGFYVIAAWIAVTLNFALPRLIPGDPVQLIMARQSQLGPVPPGEQEALEKMLGLSHGNILGQYWDYLTSIAQLRFGLSVTYFPTPVVDILRSSVLWTLILVGTATVISVLIGISLGTLAGWKRGTWLDSLVPSTTFLAAVPYFWAALLLIYLFTQVWPIFPEQFSYAQDEGIQIGWTGAFIGSAIQHAILPALTIVISSVGGWMLGMRNMMVSTLSEDYVSAAEAKGLRSRTVMIGYAARNAVLPSVAGFAISLGFVISGSLVMEMVFSYQGIGFQMLQAVGNNDYPLMQAIFLVITFAVLSANFLVDVLYGFVDPRTRLAR; encoded by the coding sequence ATGCGGTACATACTGAGAAAACTAGGGTTCTATGTGATCGCCGCCTGGATAGCGGTCACCCTCAACTTCGCACTGCCCCGCCTGATCCCGGGCGACCCCGTCCAGCTGATCATGGCCCGTCAGTCGCAGTTGGGGCCGGTGCCGCCGGGGGAGCAGGAAGCGCTGGAGAAGATGCTGGGCCTCAGCCACGGCAACATCCTCGGCCAGTACTGGGACTACCTGACCTCCATCGCCCAGCTGAGGTTCGGCCTCTCGGTCACCTACTTCCCCACCCCGGTCGTCGACATCCTGCGCTCCTCAGTGCTCTGGACCCTCATCCTGGTCGGTACCGCGACCGTCATCAGCGTGCTGATCGGCATCAGCCTGGGCACCCTGGCCGGCTGGAAGCGCGGCACCTGGCTGGACTCCCTGGTGCCCTCCACCACCTTCCTGGCCGCCGTCCCCTACTTCTGGGCCGCACTGCTGCTGATCTACCTCTTCACCCAGGTCTGGCCGATCTTCCCGGAGCAGTTCAGCTACGCCCAGGACGAGGGCATCCAGATCGGCTGGACCGGAGCGTTCATCGGCTCCGCGATCCAGCACGCGATCCTCCCCGCCCTCACCATCGTGATCAGCTCGGTGGGCGGCTGGATGCTCGGCATGCGCAACATGATGGTCTCCACCCTCTCCGAGGACTATGTCTCCGCCGCCGAGGCCAAGGGGCTGCGCTCGCGCACCGTGATGATCGGCTACGCCGCCCGCAACGCGGTGCTGCCCTCGGTGGCCGGCTTCGCCATCTCGCTGGGCTTTGTGATCAGCGGCTCCCTGGTCATGGAGATGGTCTTCTCCTACCAGGGCATCGGCTTCCAGATGCTCCAGGCCGTCGGCAACAACGACTACCCGCTGATGCAGGCCATCTTCCTCGTCATCACCTTCGCCGTGCTCTCCGCCAACTTCCTGGTGGACGTCCTGTACGGCTTCGTCGACCCGCGAACGAGGCTGGCCCGATGA
- a CDS encoding ABC transporter substrate-binding protein, whose amino-acid sequence MNVKRPARQRLLAAGAVLALAVSTAACSSSGGKKESPAATGVLTVSTGSTGNFVENFNPFSPNCLQATHGMIYEPLFLFNAVKTGDVQPWLGKSYAWSDEGKTLTIKIRTDATWNDGKPFTNKDVAFTFELMKKKDFDSYALPLSSVSAEGSDTVVLKFSQSAYTKEYFMLGKADMLPEHVWSAIPDAQKKTVLNKNPVGTGAWKVKQVAGMSMDLTARSDYYFKGLPKIKTLRYLSFSGNNGANAATTSGKIDWAGGFIPDIEKNYLAKNAKFDLVNIPLAVTFFVPNTRSGPTADVNVRKAISAALDRDFMSKTVYNGQAGPTNPMALLTPNYEAVLDPTLKDTAFETGQDKVDSYLKAAGYTKGSGGTYAKDGKKLSITLETVAGWTDYISIAQMAKQQLARVGIDLDVRAEAYAQWAANQSAGKFQMLLSNYGYTPVPYAYYDQLLDSRIGPKDGQNSTIGNYGGYSNPEVDAALDAIATTPDLEKQKPHFYTIQQAFVKDMPLIPLFNAQNEAEFNGNNITGYPTEKNPYAGSAIWLAPDSGWVAARIEPVADNKK is encoded by the coding sequence ATGAACGTCAAGAGACCGGCTCGCCAGCGCCTCCTCGCCGCCGGTGCCGTGCTGGCCCTCGCCGTCTCCACCGCCGCGTGCAGCAGCAGCGGCGGCAAGAAGGAGAGCCCCGCCGCGACCGGCGTGCTCACCGTCTCGACCGGCTCCACCGGCAACTTCGTCGAGAACTTCAACCCGTTCTCGCCCAACTGCCTTCAGGCCACCCACGGCATGATCTACGAGCCGCTGTTCCTCTTCAACGCGGTCAAGACCGGTGACGTCCAGCCCTGGCTCGGCAAGTCCTACGCCTGGTCCGACGAGGGCAAGACCCTCACCATCAAGATCCGGACCGACGCCACCTGGAACGACGGCAAGCCGTTCACCAACAAGGACGTCGCCTTCACCTTCGAGCTGATGAAGAAGAAGGACTTCGACAGCTACGCGCTGCCGCTGTCCTCCGTCAGCGCCGAGGGCTCGGACACCGTCGTCCTGAAGTTCTCCCAGTCCGCGTACACCAAGGAGTACTTCATGCTGGGCAAGGCCGACATGCTCCCCGAGCATGTCTGGTCCGCCATCCCGGACGCCCAGAAGAAGACCGTCCTCAACAAGAACCCGGTGGGCACCGGTGCCTGGAAGGTCAAGCAGGTCGCCGGCATGTCGATGGACCTGACGGCCCGCAGCGACTACTACTTCAAGGGCCTTCCCAAGATCAAGACGCTGCGCTACCTCTCCTTCTCGGGGAACAACGGCGCCAACGCCGCCACCACCTCCGGCAAGATCGACTGGGCCGGCGGCTTCATCCCGGACATCGAGAAGAACTACCTGGCCAAGAACGCCAAGTTCGACCTGGTCAACATCCCGCTGGCGGTCACCTTCTTCGTCCCCAACACCAGGAGCGGCCCCACGGCGGACGTCAACGTCCGCAAGGCCATCAGCGCCGCCCTCGACCGTGACTTCATGTCCAAGACCGTCTACAACGGCCAGGCCGGCCCCACCAACCCGATGGCGCTGCTGACCCCCAACTACGAGGCGGTGCTCGACCCCACGCTCAAGGACACGGCCTTCGAGACCGGCCAGGACAAGGTCGACTCCTATCTCAAGGCGGCCGGCTACACCAAGGGCTCCGGCGGCACCTACGCCAAGGACGGCAAGAAGCTCTCCATCACCCTGGAGACCGTCGCCGGCTGGACCGACTACATCTCGATCGCCCAGATGGCCAAGCAGCAGCTGGCCAGGGTGGGCATCGACCTCGACGTCCGCGCCGAGGCATACGCGCAGTGGGCGGCCAACCAGTCGGCCGGCAAGTTCCAGATGCTGCTCAGCAACTACGGCTACACGCCGGTGCCGTACGCGTACTACGACCAGCTGCTGGACAGCCGCATCGGCCCCAAGGACGGCCAGAACAGCACGATCGGCAACTACGGCGGCTACTCCAACCCCGAGGTCGACGCGGCGCTCGACGCCATCGCCACCACCCCGGACCTGGAGAAGCAGAAGCCGCACTTCTACACGATCCAGCAGGCGTTTGTGAAGGACATGCCGCTGATCCCGCTCTTCAACGCCCAGAACGAGGCGGAGTTCAACGGCAACAACATCACCGGCTACCCGACCGAGAAGAACCCCTACGCCGGCTCGGCGATCTGGCTGGCCCCGGACAGCGGGTGGGTCGCGGCCCGGATCGAGCCCGTGGCCGACAACAAGAAGTAA
- a CDS encoding LacI family DNA-binding transcriptional regulator has protein sequence MKRPTMADIARRAGVTKAAVSFALNGRPGVSEPTRRRILAIADELGWQPNSAARALSDGRAGAFGLVVDRPARMLGLEPFFMQLISGIQAELSIDGTPLLFTVAEDQQAEIETYRSWWAQRRVDGVFLVDMQVADARVPVLEELGMPTVVIGAPIGNGRLPAVWSDDAAAAHTALQHLAALGHRRVARVCGPAHLRHTEIRSAAIERLAPTLGMECTTVATDYSADEGAAAARSLLTGQDPPTAILFDSDLTAVSGLTAAQALGLRVPGDVSIVGWGDSALCELVHPPLTALSRDVAAHGGHAARLLRTVAAGTRVAHVQDASARLALRGSTGPAPVRVPDAPPAVGGTAATAAAATAPTAD, from the coding sequence GTGAAGCGTCCGACCATGGCGGACATCGCCCGCCGTGCAGGTGTCACCAAAGCAGCCGTCTCCTTCGCCCTGAACGGCAGACCGGGGGTCTCCGAGCCGACCAGACGCCGCATCCTGGCCATCGCCGACGAACTCGGCTGGCAGCCCAACAGCGCCGCCCGGGCGCTCTCCGACGGCCGGGCCGGCGCCTTCGGCCTGGTGGTCGACCGGCCCGCCCGGATGCTGGGCCTGGAGCCCTTCTTCATGCAGCTGATCTCCGGCATCCAGGCCGAGCTCTCCATCGACGGCACACCGCTGCTCTTCACCGTGGCCGAGGACCAGCAGGCCGAGATCGAAACCTACCGCTCCTGGTGGGCGCAGCGCCGGGTGGACGGCGTCTTCCTGGTGGACATGCAGGTGGCGGACGCGCGGGTGCCGGTCCTGGAGGAGCTGGGCATGCCCACGGTGGTGATCGGGGCGCCCATCGGGAACGGGCGGCTGCCGGCCGTGTGGAGCGACGACGCGGCGGCCGCGCACACCGCCCTCCAGCATCTGGCGGCGCTCGGGCACCGCCGGGTGGCCCGGGTGTGCGGGCCCGCCCATCTGCGGCACACCGAGATCCGCTCGGCCGCCATCGAGCGGCTGGCGCCGACCCTCGGCATGGAGTGCACCACGGTGGCCACCGACTACAGCGCCGACGAGGGCGCGGCGGCCGCCCGCTCCCTGCTGACCGGTCAGGACCCGCCCACCGCAATCCTCTTCGACAGCGATCTGACGGCCGTCTCCGGGCTGACCGCAGCCCAGGCGCTGGGCCTGCGGGTGCCCGGGGACGTCTCCATCGTGGGGTGGGGCGACTCCGCGCTCTGCGAGCTGGTGCACCCGCCGCTGACGGCGCTCAGCCGGGATGTCGCCGCGCATGGCGGGCATGCCGCCCGGCTGCTGCGCACGGTGGCGGCCGGCACCCGGGTGGCCCATGTCCAGGACGCCTCCGCCCGGCTGGCGCTGCGGGGCTCCACCGGTCCGGCGCCGGTCCGCGTCCCCGACGCCCCGCCGGCCGTGGGCGGGACCGCGGCGACGGCGGCGGCGGCGACCGCGCCGACCGCGGACTGA
- a CDS encoding cellulase family glycosylhydrolase — MLRNSARLTAATGTPVTWLGANYWSRTGGPLMWRSYDPQVIEEELLVLRDHGLNVTRSFYYWPDFMPTPYSVDEEKCAHFADFLDRHQALGMTTIPTFIVGHMSGENWDPSWRNGRDLYSDVWMVARQAWFAGEMVRRFKDHPAVSGWLVSNEMPIYGDATRDRESVSSWAQIVVDAVHAAGGTQPVSLGDGAWGMENTGHENGFSVKHSAEICDFLGPHVYRMEDDPIRQHHAAAWVCELTGTFGLPVILEEFGVTSDFVSDAQGAHYYRQVLHNSLLAGATGWIAWNNTDYDDLIHQPPYLHHAFELHFGLTDRHGRAKPQLRELKEFAGVLEQVDFGRTHRPDSDTALVVSSYLDTVYPFTREEDRGHVYSAARQSWVAGRLADLAPAVTRETDGLTDDARLYLVPSTKQLLSPTWYQLEERARGGATVYVSYCPGAHDEQRGPWYAHLNELFGVQHQLEYGLVNPIEDDEVGFTFTRAFGNLPEGARLSFRAAGTASSRVFLPVEPDGAEVLAVDDHGRPALLLRRVGEGSVVFCTYPVEHMAAVTPRVNPEDTSTLYDALGAHAGVRRPVTVADPRVSTDRLIHEDGRTFVWLVSQAREEVTVKPAIAEGSLYELDGTAVDAVTLPVYGVRVLELRTA; from the coding sequence ATGCTGCGCAACTCCGCCCGGTTGACCGCCGCCACCGGAACGCCGGTCACCTGGCTCGGCGCCAACTACTGGTCCCGTACCGGGGGCCCGCTGATGTGGCGCTCCTATGACCCTCAGGTCATCGAGGAGGAGCTGCTCGTCCTGCGCGACCACGGCCTCAATGTCACCCGGTCCTTCTACTACTGGCCGGACTTCATGCCCACCCCGTACAGCGTGGACGAGGAGAAGTGCGCCCACTTCGCCGACTTCCTCGACCGCCACCAGGCGCTGGGCATGACCACCATCCCGACCTTCATCGTCGGCCATATGTCCGGCGAGAACTGGGACCCGTCCTGGCGGAACGGCCGCGACCTCTACTCCGACGTCTGGATGGTCGCCCGGCAGGCGTGGTTCGCCGGGGAGATGGTCCGCCGCTTCAAGGACCACCCGGCGGTCTCCGGCTGGCTGGTCTCCAATGAGATGCCGATCTACGGCGACGCCACCCGCGACCGGGAGTCCGTCTCCTCCTGGGCGCAGATCGTGGTGGACGCCGTGCACGCCGCCGGCGGCACCCAGCCGGTCTCGCTCGGCGACGGCGCCTGGGGCATGGAGAACACCGGCCATGAGAACGGCTTCTCGGTGAAGCACTCCGCCGAGATCTGCGACTTCCTCGGCCCGCACGTCTACCGCATGGAGGACGACCCGATCCGCCAGCACCACGCCGCCGCGTGGGTCTGCGAGCTGACGGGCACCTTCGGCCTGCCGGTGATCCTGGAGGAGTTCGGCGTCACCTCCGACTTCGTCTCCGACGCCCAGGGCGCCCACTACTACCGGCAGGTGCTGCACAACTCCCTGCTGGCCGGGGCCACCGGCTGGATCGCCTGGAACAACACCGACTACGACGACCTGATCCACCAGCCGCCCTATCTGCACCACGCCTTCGAGCTGCACTTCGGCCTCACCGACCGGCACGGCAGGGCCAAGCCGCAGCTGCGGGAGCTCAAGGAGTTCGCCGGGGTGCTGGAGCAGGTCGACTTCGGCCGCACCCACCGTCCCGACAGCGACACCGCGCTGGTGGTCTCCTCCTACCTGGACACCGTCTACCCGTTCACCCGGGAGGAGGACCGGGGCCATGTCTACTCCGCCGCCCGGCAGTCCTGGGTGGCCGGCCGGCTCGCCGACCTCGCCCCCGCCGTGACCCGCGAGACCGACGGACTCACCGACGACGCCCGCCTCTATCTGGTGCCCTCCACCAAGCAGTTGCTCTCCCCCACCTGGTATCAGCTGGAGGAGCGCGCCCGGGGCGGCGCCACCGTCTATGTCTCCTACTGCCCCGGCGCCCACGACGAGCAGCGCGGCCCCTGGTACGCCCACCTCAACGAACTCTTCGGCGTGCAGCACCAGTTGGAGTACGGCCTGGTCAACCCGATCGAGGACGACGAGGTCGGCTTCACCTTCACCCGGGCCTTCGGCAACCTGCCCGAGGGCGCCCGGCTCTCCTTCCGGGCCGCCGGGACCGCCAGCAGCCGGGTCTTCCTGCCGGTGGAGCCGGACGGCGCCGAGGTGCTCGCGGTGGACGACCACGGCCGTCCGGCGCTGCTGCTGCGCCGGGTCGGCGAGGGCAGCGTGGTCTTCTGCACCTACCCGGTCGAGCACATGGCCGCGGTGACCCCCCGGGTCAACCCGGAGGACACCAGTACCCTGTACGACGCGCTGGGCGCGCACGCCGGGGTGCGGCGTCCGGTGACCGTCGCCGACCCCCGGGTGAGCACGGACCGGCTGATCCACGAGGACGGCCGTACCTTCGTCTGGCTGGTCAGCCAGGCCCGTGAGGAGGTCACCGTCAAGCCCGCCATCGCCGAGGGCAGCCTGTACGAACTGGACGGCACCGCCGTCGACGCGGTGACCCTGCCGGTCTACGGGGTGCGGGTACTGGAGCTGCGCACCGCCTGA